The Pseudomonas moraviensis genome contains the following window.
CTCCTGGCTGGGCCACAACGGCCTCGGCTGGATCGTGACCTTCGTCGTCGCCGGTGGCCTTTACCTGATACTCGGCGGCGCGAAAGATCGCCGCGCCGCGCAACCCGAGAATGCTCATGCCTAAGATGTTGCACACCGGCCAGGTCATCATCGACCTGGTCATGGCCGTGGATAAATTGCCGCAGATTGGCGGCGACGTACTGGCGCAGTCGGCGGGATTCGAAGCCGGTGGCGGTTTCAACGTGATGGCGGCGGCGGTGCGTAACGGCTTGCCGGTGGTCTATCTCGGTCGCCATGGTAGCGGGCGCTTCGGCGATCTGGCACGCCAAGCGATGCAGGCGGAAGGTATCTGCATTGGCATCCGCGAACCGGCCGAGCGAGACACCGGGTTGTGTGTGGCGCTGACCGATGCCTCGGCCGAACGCAGTTTCATTTCCTACATCGGCGCCGAAGGCGAGGTGACCGAGGAGGATTTGAACAGCGTGCTGGCCGAGGCCGGCGATTACGTTTATCTGAGTGGTTACAGCCTGCTGCACGAGGGCAAGGCGCAGGCGTTGCTCGACTGGACACTGGCGCTGCCGGGATCGGTCAATGTGGTGTTCGACCCGGGACCGCTGGTGGAATCGCCCGACGCGCCGATGATGCAAGCGTTGCTGCCGCGCATCGATGTGTGGACCAGCAACAGTGTCGAGGCGCTGCGTTTTACCGGCGCTGATGAGATTGGCGTGGCAATGGATCGTCTGGCGAAATTTTTGCCTGGAGATGTGCTGATGGTGGTGCGCGACGGGCCGCAGGGTTGCTGGATTCAACAGCGTGGCGAGCGTCGTCAGGTGCCGGGATTTGCTGTGAAAGCGCTGGACAGTAATGGCGCCGGCGATGCCCACGCCGGGGTGTTTGTTGCCGGATTGGCGCAGGGATTGGATGCGTGGGAATCGGCCAGGCGCGCCAATGCTGCGGCAGCGCTGGCGGTAACTCGCTGGGGGCCGGCGACATCGCCGGGGGCGGCTGAGGTGGATGAGTTTATCCGCGAGTCCTGTGGCGACTGATCCACGGCCATCGCGAGCAGGCTCGCTCCTACAGTGGGGGCGTTCTAGCCCGCTTTGCGCAACGCCTCGATCAACTCCTGCTTGCGCATCGACGAGCGCCCCGGAATATTCTTCGCCCGGGCTTCCTTCATCAGGCTGTCGACAGTCTGGGTGTCCTTCGAAGTTTCGCTGTTACGCGAGTGCCCCTTGCGACTGGCCACCGCGCGGCGCGATGACTCTTTGCGCTCTTGCGACTTGGCGCTCGCAGGCTTTTTGCGCCCTGAGCCGCCGGACTTTTCACCGCCGCCGGATTGTTTATTCACCGTCGCCCAAGCGCGCGCCTCGGCTTCATCTTTCGACACGCCCTTTTTCTCGTAGCTGTCTTCGATGTGCTCGGCTTTGCGCTTCTGTTCTGTGGTGTATTTGTCTTTGCTTCCACGAGGCATGGGATTTCTCCTTGCGTCAGGATGTGGTGCGTTGCGCCGAGGGCTGCGAATCTCTCGAGACGAATCAAACGTCCGAAGTCGAAAGTCCGCAGCCCCATCCAGCGTCAGCTATCGAGTTTCTTCGCCGCTTCAACCCCGGCTGAACTGAGCTTGATCGGCAGGTTCAGCGAGTGTTCGCCCGCTTCACTGCATGTCACATGACCGTGGTGAATCAGCCCGCGATCCTGCAGGGCGGCGAGGGCGCTGGCCACGACTTTCTCGCCCCGGTAATTGTCCAGCACCTCCTTGCCCAGACCATTGGGATGCGCGTGGAGCAGACGGGTGAGGACTTCTTTTTCCAGGTCTTTGTCGACGTTCATGGTTACCTCTTCATCGGAGTGAATAGGGCGCTCGCGTCGGCGAACTACTGACCGGCACCTTCGGAACCGGAGCCACCGGTGGTGGTTTTCGAGCCGACACCCGGACCGGCATTGTCAGGCGTGGCGGCCGGGGAGTCTGGCGTGTTCATGCCGCCCTGACGTCCAGGATCGCTGCCCTGAGTGCGCGGGTCGGTACCGGTGGCTGGTGGCTGGTTGATCAGCGGCACACCGGAGCCATCGGTGTTCACACCGGGGGCACTGTTGATGGCAGGCGCACGTGGCGGGGTCGGATCGGTAGGGCCAGTGCCTGCTGCCGTGGACGAGGCGGCGAACACCGCAGGGCAGAGCAGGGCGCTGAAGACAAGAGCGGTCAACCTTGACGAGATCATAGGGCTTCTCCAGTGATTGGAATCCATACACTTGGTTGGTCAGCCCTGGTGTCGGATTGGTGCCTGATGATCGACGAACGGTCTTCACCGAGGTACGTCTTTGCTGTTCAGGCGATGCCGATCTCTTCCTTGAACTGCTCCATGAAATCCTTCAGACGGTGATGACGAATCTGTGCCAGACGCTGGCCGGTCGCGGTCTGAAAGCCGTCGGCCAGATGCAGCAGTTTGGTCTGGAAATGATCGAGGCAAAAACGTCTGTCGTCGTACTCGCGTTCATGCGCTTCGGGATCTTGCGGATCGTAGAGTGCCGAGCCCATGCGCCCGGCCACGTAGAAGGTTCGAGCAACGCCGAGCATGCCCAGCGAGTCGAGGCGATCGGCGTCCTGGACGATTTTCGCTTCGAGTGTCAGTGGGGTGATGTTGGCGGAAAAACTGTGGGCTTCGATGGCGTGGGCGACGTTGCTGATTTTCTCGCGGGGCCAGTTTTTTTCCTGCAGCACCGATGAAGCCTTGTCCGCGGCAAGACGTGAAGCCTGCGAGCGCAGAGCTGAGTTTTTCTCGACCGCGACGCAATCGTGCAGCAGCACGGCCGCAAGCAGCACCTCGAGATCGCCGCCTTCGGTTTCATGCAAGGTGCGTGCGTTGTGCCAGACCCGTTGCAGGTGGGCGAAGTCGTGGGCGCCGTCGTCCGAGGGTTCCAGTGCGTGCCGAATCAGCGCTGATGCCAGTGTTTCCATCGGCGCAAAACAGTTAACGGTCATAAGCATCCTTTCAGAATGTGCGGTATCAACTGTGGGAGCGAGCCTGCTCGCGAAGACATTATGTCAGTTGACTCGAGGCTGACTGGAAGGACGTTTTCGCGAGCAGGCTCGCTCCCACAGGGGCAGCAGTGTTCATCAAATTGGGCAGGTCAGGATGTTTTGCCATGTGACGAGCGCCGCTGCGCGCCTTAGTATGGCGCTTTAATTTGCACACAAGGCCCGTCCATGACGATCGAAATCCGCCCGGCGACCCCCAGCGATGCGCCGCAAATCCTCGCCTTCATCACTGAACTGGCAGATTTCGAGAAGGCCCGTCACGAAGTCATCGCCAGCGTCGCCGACATCGAACGCAGCCTGTTCGGCGACGGCGCCACCGCCCACGGCCTGATCTGCCTGCGCGACGGCTTGCCGATCGGTTTCGCGGTGTTCTTCTTCAGTTACTCGACCTGGCTGGGCAGCAACTGCCTGTACCTCGAAGACCTCTACATCACCCCGGAACAACGCGGCGGCGGCGCCGGTAAAACCCTGCTGCGCCACCTGGCGAAAATCGCCTGCGCCAACGACTGCGGCCGCTTCGAATGGAGTGTGCTGGAGTGGAACACCCCGGCCATCGAATTCTACAAATCCCTCGGCGCGCAACCGCAGGAGGAGTGGGTGCGGTATCGCATGGATGGCAAGGTGTTGAGGGAGTTTGCCGAGGGGTGAACAGAATAAAAGCAATCTCATGCTGATTCGGTTGTAGGCATTGTTCTAGTCCGGCATTCTGTGCGCCATTTTTGCGCGCTCACGGACGACACCTGCAATGCTTCTGGCAACATTTCTCCGCGCCTGCGGAGCTCCCGCTGTGTCAATGAGTGACCAGCAATGAGCGGACTGCAGGCTTCCATGCGTCTGTATGGCCTGGTGAAAACCACCGGCTCTTCCGACGACCCGAAACGACAGGCTGTCGAAATTCTCTGCATGGCCCAGCGCACCGGTGGCCTGGCTATTCGGGCTTTCGTGTCGCGGCTCGACGCCGAGTTGATGTCGCGCAGCGCCGGCCTCGGCGAATACCGCGTGGTAGCGCTGAGAACCTTTGATCCAACTGCGATTATCGACGCTCATCAAGGCTGGCTGATGCTGCACATCTGTTGCGGCTTCGTCGCTCTCGCTGGCCATTCTCTATTGAAGAACGGTGCGTTGATACCGATGGGCTGGCACGTCTAGTCCGAAGTGGGGCGCTGGACCTCCGGGCATCATCTTGACCTTGGCGTGCAAATGGGCGACTTGCTGCAATCGACTTTCGAGCGCAATCACCTGCGCAACTACAACGCCTGGCTCAACGAACTTGATGATGTAACGCCTGCCGAGTTGAGGTGGCAAGCCGACGAAGCCTGGCGTGCCATACAAACCGCCACATCGTCTGAAAGCCGTGAGCATTGTCATGCTCTGTTCGACCCGGTCGACAATCGCTGGCGCTTTGCCGCGACCGACATCGATATCTATCAGCCATCCCCGGCACCCCTTAAGCAAGGAGCTTTGAATTGAGTGGTAAACCCGCAGCTCGCGTCACCGACCCAACCGCCTGCCCACTGCCGGGTCACGGCACCAACCCGATAGTCTCCGGCTCGCCGGACGTGTTTTTCGATTGCCTCGCGGCTGCCCGCATGACCGATAAATCAGCGTGTGGCAGCCCTATCACCGGAGCGGTCTCCGGCACCGTTTTCATTAACGGCCTGAATGCCGCGATGCTCGACAGCACTGGTGGGCATGGCAATGTCGTGATCGGTGGCTCAGGCACGGTGATTATCGGCCAGAGCGGGGGAGGGGCCGCGTTTAGCGGGTTGCTGCCGATGCCGGTGCATTTCAACGATCGGATGCAAGTGATCAACGAGATCACAGGAGAGCCCATGCCGAATCATCCCTACGCGATTCAACGGGGTGACGGGCGCGTCGAACACGGCGTTACCGATGAAGCAGGTTTCACGCACACGGTGAGCTCGCACCTGCCTGAATCCATCAAATTGTTCGTAGAGTAAGAAGCTATGGCCGCTGAAAATTCAGAATTGAAAGGCTGTCAAAGACTGGTCGTGACACACGAATTAACCTGTAAAACCGACGGGACCGTAAAACAGGCTACCGTTAGCCCGAAAAAAATTGTTTTGTTTTTCGTTGGAGGAGCGGGAGATAAAGAAAGTTATTACGGAACGGGCCCGAACAATAACGTGGCGGAGGCTCTGAAAATATTCATCAAGAATATGGACGCTGAAGGTCTTTGCCCTGATACCTACGACGCACACCACATCGGTTATAACGCCTTCACCAGTGATGAGGGACTTAATGCAAATGTGTTGGCGAAAATTCCCGACCTGACCACTCCGGTCTACATTATCGGGCATAGCCTGGGAGGCTGGAATGGAGCTCACTTGTCTAAAGTGCTGGCAGACAAAGGCTATCGGATCCCGGTATTGGTTACGCTGGACCCCGTCGGAGAGGGTCAGATCGTATGGGGCATATCAAATATTTATCAAACAGAGCCTACTCCCAAGGCTGAATATTGGGTGAATGTAAGAGCGGATGCCAAAGACTGGAATTTTTCTGATCTCGTGGCGGATTTTGGAGAGCAGTGGGACATGACAAGCGGCCCGAACATGAACGGCCGGGTTGATGTGAATCATGCCGATGCCTGGGCTATCTACATTGCCGTATTAGGTAGCGGAGTGTCAGCGAGGGATATTCTTATGCAGTCAGTGATACAGCACTTCAAAGGGAGGAAATGTGCGTAAATCTTTACTGATTTCAATGTTTTTGGTATGTGCGTCATGCGCTATCAGTCACGGGCGGCCGATTGCCCATATTGAATACATGAATACGGAGCGTTATCTCAATCGAAATATTTACCAAGTCACGTTCTCTTCTGATGTCGACGTGGAGCCATTGTTCAAATCTAAAATAAGCCAATCTCTTCTCTGTTCTTTCGACGAAGAAACAGATTTCGCAATGCCTCAAGATCTGAAGGAATATGGCGAGGGCTGGGTTGAGCCGGTGAAGTCAGGGGAGGGACTAGTCTTCAGAGCGGATCTGATGTTTTACAAGGTTAAGGATTCGACAAGTTATACGCTAATGAGCAGCGATGAATTAAGAGCCTTGGTGGCTCGTCAACAGTCTATAGCTTGTAAAGTCAGAATCAACTCTTACTCCTACAGGGTCTATTTATCGGAGGTCATGAAGATTCCAGTCAAAGATCTCATGAAAGAAGTCAATAAATACTGAGTCGGGGGCGCTCGATGAGTTACTTGAGAGTTTCGGTTCCCTAGGTCATCGACCGATGCGCTAACGCAACTAAGCCATCCCCCCATCAAGTCCAAAGCAGGGTGATTACTCATCCCAAAATATGGGATTGATATTTATATATTGAGATTTTGAGCCGCCCAGGTTTATAGTCCGTCGCACTCACTGCCAAAAACAAAACAGGTGAAGCGATGCAGGCGCAATTGATCGCGCTCGATTGGGGGACAACCTCATTACGTGCTTACAAACTCGCGGCGGACGGTGTGGTGCTGGAGCAGCGTGCGCTGTCGTCCGGGATCATGCAGTTGCCCAAGACTCCGCGAATCATCCACGGTCGTGAATGCGCCGATGGTTTTGAACTGGCCTTCGACGAAGCCTGCGGTGACTGGCTCGACGCGCAGCCGGATCTGCCGGTGATCGCTTGCGGTATGGTCGGCAGTGCCCAGGGCTGGCGCGAAGCGGCTTACTGCGAGACGCCGGCCGACGTCGCCCATCTCGGAAATTCCCTACAGAGCGTTATCAGTCTTCGCGGCACGCCAGTGCATATCGTCCCGGGCGTGATCCAGCGTTCGCGGCTGCCGAATGTGATGCGCGGCGAAGAAACCCAAGTCCTCGGCGTGCTGCAAAGTCTGCCGGCCGAGGCGGGTAACGATCTGTTGATCGGCCTGCCCGGCAGCCACTCGAAATGGGTGGAAGTGGTCGATGGCCGCATCACGCATTTCGACACCTTCATGACTGGCGAAGTCTTCGCCGTACTCAGCGAACACAGCATTCTTGGCCGTACCCAACAGCCGAGCCTGACTTTCGACGCACAGGCATTTGACCGTGGCGTGCAAATCGCGCTGTCGGCGGATGCCGAGCTCGGTGTGCTCTCGACCCTGTTCAGCGCCCGTACCCTCGGCCTCACTGGTGAACTGAGCCCGAGCGCTCAAGCGGATTATCTGTCCGGTCTGATGATCGGCCACGAGTTGGCCGCGCTCGCCAATGTGCAGCGGCGCCGGCGCAATCAAGCGAATCTTCCATCGATCGTGCTCATCGGCAATGCGCAACTGTGCACGCGTTATCGCCGTGCCCTCGACGCCTGCGGCTTTGCTCGGGTGACGCTGGCCGAGCAGGCGACCGAGCGTGGCCTGTGGCAACTGGCGCGTGCCGCCGGGCTGATCGATTCCTCATCCCGTTAACCCTGACTGGAGGCCTGACATGCTCAAGCAAGCACTGGCACAAAACGGTCTGATCGCGATTCTGCGTGGCCTGCAACCGCAGGAAGCGGCGGCTGTCGGAGAAGTCCTTTATTCCGCCGGATTTCGCGTCATCGAAGTACCGCTCAATTCCCCATCGCCGTACGACAGTATCCGCATTCTGCGTGATGCGCTGCCCGCCGATTGCCTGATCGGTGCCGGCACGGTGCTCACCCCCGAGCAGGTCGAGCAGGTCAAAGCTGCTGGCGGACAAGTGATCGTTATGCCCCACAGCGATGCCAAGGTGTTGCGCGCGGCGAAAGCGGCGGGGCTGTACCTGTCGCCGGGCGTGGCGACGCCGACCGAAGCCTTCGCCGCGCTGGCCGAGGGTGCGGACATTCTCAAGCTGTTCCCGGCCGAGCAGATGGGGCCGGCAGTCGTCAAAGCCTGGCTTGCGATGTTGCCGGCCGGCACGGTGCTGGCGCCGGTCGGCGGCATTACCCCGGACAACATGCAGGCCTTTATCGACGCTGGCGTGAAAGGTTTCGGCCTCGGTTCCGGCCTGTTCAAACCGGGCATGACGCCCGAGCAGGTGGCGGTCAATGCCAAGGCCTACGTGGCTGCCTGGAAAGCCCTGCGTTAAGAATTTTGGCGCTGTGTGCGCTGCATCTAATAAAAGCTGCATTTACAAAAGAGAGCAGAGATGAAAATCACCAAACTCACGACCTTCATCGTTCCGCCGCGCTGGTGCTTCCTCAAGGTCGAAACCGACGAGGGCGTGACCGGTTGGGGCGAGCCTGTGGTCGAAGGGCGCGCGCACACGGTCGCCGCTGCGGTGGAAGAATTGTCCGACTACCTGATCGGTAAAGACCCACGCAACATCGAAGACATCTGGACCGTGCTCTATCGCGGCGGCTTCTACCGCGGCGGCGCGATCCACATGAGTGCGCTGGCCGGTATCGATCAGGCCCTGTGGGACATCAAGGGCAAGGCCCTCGGCGTCTCGGTCAGCGACCTGCTCGGTGGCCAGGTGCGCGACAAGATCCGTGTCTACTCGTGGATCGGCGGCGACCGCCCGGCTGACACCGCGCGCGCGGCGAAAGAGGCGGTGAGCCGTGGTTTCACTGCGGTGAAAATGAACGGCACCGAAGAGCTGCAGTTCCTCGACACGTTCGAAAAAGTCGATCTCGCCTTGGCCAACGTTGCCGCCGTGCGTGACGCGGTCGGGCCGAACGTCGGCATCGGCGTCGACTTCCATGGCCGCGTGCACAAGCCGATGGCCAAGGTGCTGATGAAGGAACTCGACCCTTACAAACTGATGTTTATCGAAGAGCCGGTACTCAGCGAAAACTACGAAGCGCTGAAAGAACTGGCGCCGCTGACCAGCACACCGATTGCCCTCGGCGAGCGGCTGTTCTCGCGCTGGGATTTTAAACGGGTGTTGAGCGAAGGCTACGTCGACATCATCCAGCCGGACGCGTCCCACGCCGGCGGCATCACCGAAACCCGCAAGATCGCCAACATGGCCGAAGCCTACGACGTCGCGCTGGCGCTGCATTGCCCGCTGGGGCCGATTGCGCTGGCGGCGTGTTTGCAACTCGACGCGGCTTGTTACAACGCGTTTATCCAGGAGCAGAGCCTGGGCATCCATTACAACGAGAGCAATGACTTGCTCGACTATGTGAAGGACCCGCGGGTGTTCGACTACGATCAGGGCTTCGTGAAAATTCCGAACGGCCCGGGGCTGGGCATCGAGATCAACGAGGAATACGTGATCGAACGCGCCGCCGTCGGCCACCGCTGGCGCAACCCGATCTGGCGCCATGCCGATGGCAGCTTTGCCGAGTGGTAAGTCGTCTGCGAAACACCACAATCCCAATGTAGGAGTGAGCCTGCTCGCGATTCGGTTTTACATCCGGAATGTTTGTGACTGACAGAGCGCTATCGCGAGCAGGCTCACTCCTACAGGGATTTGTGCAAGGCCTCAGGCCGACCTCAATAAACATAAAAAGAGGCTCTCCTCATGCAAACGCACACCCTCTCCGGGCAGGCGTCTTTAGTCACGCCCAGCCGCAAGCGGTTTTTCATCATGGTGCTGCTGTTCATCACCGTGGTCATCAACTACCTCGACCGCAGCAACCTGTCGATTGCCGCACCGGCGCTGACCAGTGAGCTGGGCATCGATCCGGTACACGTCGGGCTGATCTTCTCCGCTTTCGGCTGGACTTATGCCGCGATGCAGATCCCCGGCGGCTGGCTGGTCGATCGCGTGCCGCCTCGGATCCTTTATAGCGTCGCGCTGCTGCTGTGGTCGGTGGCCACGGTGATGCTCGGTTTCGTCAGCAGCTTCATCGCACTGTTCGTGCTGCGCATGGCCGTCGGTGCACTGGAAGCGCCGGCCTATCCGATCAACAGCCGCGTGGTCACCACCTGGTTTCCCGAGCGCGAACGCGCCACGGCGATCGGTTTCTACACCTCCGGGCAGTTCGTCGGCCTGGCCTTCCTGACGCCAGTGCTGGCGTGGCTGCAACATGAATTCGGCTGGCACATGGTGTTCGTCGCCACCGGCGCCGTGGGTATTCTGTGGGCGCTGATCTGGTACGCGGTGTATCGCG
Protein-coding sequences here:
- a CDS encoding 2-dehydro-3-deoxygalactonokinase — its product is MQAQLIALDWGTTSLRAYKLAADGVVLEQRALSSGIMQLPKTPRIIHGRECADGFELAFDEACGDWLDAQPDLPVIACGMVGSAQGWREAAYCETPADVAHLGNSLQSVISLRGTPVHIVPGVIQRSRLPNVMRGEETQVLGVLQSLPAEAGNDLLIGLPGSHSKWVEVVDGRITHFDTFMTGEVFAVLSEHSILGRTQQPSLTFDAQAFDRGVQIALSADAELGVLSTLFSARTLGLTGELSPSAQADYLSGLMIGHELAALANVQRRRRNQANLPSIVLIGNAQLCTRYRRALDACGFARVTLAEQATERGLWQLARAAGLIDSSSR
- a CDS encoding alpha/beta hydrolase, which gives rise to MAAENSELKGCQRLVVTHELTCKTDGTVKQATVSPKKIVLFFVGGAGDKESYYGTGPNNNVAEALKIFIKNMDAEGLCPDTYDAHHIGYNAFTSDEGLNANVLAKIPDLTTPVYIIGHSLGGWNGAHLSKVLADKGYRIPVLVTLDPVGEGQIVWGISNIYQTEPTPKAEYWVNVRADAKDWNFSDLVADFGEQWDMTSGPNMNGRVDVNHADAWAIYIAVLGSGVSARDILMQSVIQHFKGRKCA
- a CDS encoding HD domain-containing protein, which translates into the protein MTVNCFAPMETLASALIRHALEPSDDGAHDFAHLQRVWHNARTLHETEGGDLEVLLAAVLLHDCVAVEKNSALRSQASRLAADKASSVLQEKNWPREKISNVAHAIEAHSFSANITPLTLEAKIVQDADRLDSLGMLGVARTFYVAGRMGSALYDPQDPEAHEREYDDRRFCLDHFQTKLLHLADGFQTATGQRLAQIRHHRLKDFMEQFKEEIGIA
- a CDS encoding Rho termination factor N-terminal domain-containing protein — its product is MPRGSKDKYTTEQKRKAEHIEDSYEKKGVSKDEAEARAWATVNKQSGGGEKSGGSGRKKPASAKSQERKESSRRAVASRKGHSRNSETSKDTQTVDSLMKEARAKNIPGRSSMRKQELIEALRKAG
- a CDS encoding PfkB family carbohydrate kinase, producing MPKMLHTGQVIIDLVMAVDKLPQIGGDVLAQSAGFEAGGGFNVMAAAVRNGLPVVYLGRHGSGRFGDLARQAMQAEGICIGIREPAERDTGLCVALTDASAERSFISYIGAEGEVTEEDLNSVLAEAGDYVYLSGYSLLHEGKAQALLDWTLALPGSVNVVFDPGPLVESPDAPMMQALLPRIDVWTSNSVEALRFTGADEIGVAMDRLAKFLPGDVLMVVRDGPQGCWIQQRGERRQVPGFAVKALDSNGAGDAHAGVFVAGLAQGLDAWESARRANAAAALAVTRWGPATSPGAAEVDEFIRESCGD
- a CDS encoding 2-dehydro-3-deoxy-6-phosphogalactonate aldolase is translated as MLKQALAQNGLIAILRGLQPQEAAAVGEVLYSAGFRVIEVPLNSPSPYDSIRILRDALPADCLIGAGTVLTPEQVEQVKAAGGQVIVMPHSDAKVLRAAKAAGLYLSPGVATPTEAFAALAEGADILKLFPAEQMGPAVVKAWLAMLPAGTVLAPVGGITPDNMQAFIDAGVKGFGLGSGLFKPGMTPEQVAVNAKAYVAAWKALR
- the dgoD gene encoding galactonate dehydratase yields the protein MKITKLTTFIVPPRWCFLKVETDEGVTGWGEPVVEGRAHTVAAAVEELSDYLIGKDPRNIEDIWTVLYRGGFYRGGAIHMSALAGIDQALWDIKGKALGVSVSDLLGGQVRDKIRVYSWIGGDRPADTARAAKEAVSRGFTAVKMNGTEELQFLDTFEKVDLALANVAAVRDAVGPNVGIGVDFHGRVHKPMAKVLMKELDPYKLMFIEEPVLSENYEALKELAPLTSTPIALGERLFSRWDFKRVLSEGYVDIIQPDASHAGGITETRKIANMAEAYDVALALHCPLGPIALAACLQLDAACYNAFIQEQSLGIHYNESNDLLDYVKDPRVFDYDQGFVKIPNGPGLGIEINEEYVIERAAVGHRWRNPIWRHADGSFAEW
- a CDS encoding GNAT family N-acetyltransferase — encoded protein: MTIEIRPATPSDAPQILAFITELADFEKARHEVIASVADIERSLFGDGATAHGLICLRDGLPIGFAVFFFSYSTWLGSNCLYLEDLYITPEQRGGGAGKTLLRHLAKIACANDCGRFEWSVLEWNTPAIEFYKSLGAQPQEEWVRYRMDGKVLREFAEG
- a CDS encoding PAAR domain-containing protein yields the protein MSGKPAARVTDPTACPLPGHGTNPIVSGSPDVFFDCLAAARMTDKSACGSPITGAVSGTVFINGLNAAMLDSTGGHGNVVIGGSGTVIIGQSGGGAAFSGLLPMPVHFNDRMQVINEITGEPMPNHPYAIQRGDGRVEHGVTDEAGFTHTVSSHLPESIKLFVE